The Pseudophryne corroboree isolate aPseCor3 chromosome 10, aPseCor3.hap2, whole genome shotgun sequence DNA segment GAGATGTACGCAGACCCCtttgctttggttttggttctaattcatcgtgtGTTACCAATTTCACCATCAAGTTTTTTGATCcggttaaaaatgtattaaaaacaaaaaataattattgaTACAAATgataaaaatctatttaaaaaaacagctaatatcaTGTAATTTTTACAATCTGAAACCCAAAATTTAGATTTCAAATCTGAATTCCGAACTGCAGGAAGATCCGAACTAGGAATCCCTTCGGATGGGATCTCCTCTGGAGATCCGGACCGGGTTTTGATTCAGTTCAGATTCCCAAAATTCGTGTGGATTCAGATTTCTGTAGAGATTAGTTCTCACACCATCGGAGGTGTACATTAATCATCAGGTTttcatacatctctgaattagaccctatgtgcaTAAACAGAACAAAATTACTTTTCTTTGTAGTGCCTGGTCTCATTACTAGTGCATCTAGAACATAGCCCACAAAATTTCATAGGTATACATTTGTTTCTTATTATTTTTTGACAATTATATTTTTAGATGTTTTCCAATGAAAACTTTCTTTAAGGCCCTTTGCACCTCCTGGTTCCTCAGGCAGTAAATAACAGGATTAAAGAGAGGGGTTAAAACACTGTACAGCACAGATGACAGTTTTATAAAATCAAACGAATCTCCAGGTGCAGGGCCAATATAGTTGAAGTTAGCGGTCACATAGAACACTGTAACAACAATGAGGTGGGCCGAGCAGGTGGAAAAGGCCTTCCGTCTTCCGTCCGCCGACCGTATTTTCAGTATAGTGGAAATTATTTGCGTATAGGAGACAATTACAAAAACAAATGGAGTCATTCCTAAGTAAACACTGACTATGTACAGTAGCAGCTGACTAGTGCGTGTATCAGTGCAAGAAGCATGTAACATTGGGGGGACATCACAGAAGAAATGGTTGATGTGCCGTGCACCACAAAAAGTCAGCTTAGATGTCATTAGTGTGTGGAGAACCGAGTTCAAGAATCCACAGAGCCCAGATCCTCCGACGAGGTAGGAACAGAACATCTTGTTCATAACTAAGTGATAGTGCAGTGGGTTGCATATTGCCACGTATCGGTCATATGCCATGGCAGCTAGGAGAAGGCACTCTGCTCCTCCGAGAGAGACAAAGAAATACAGCTGCGTAAAACACCTATTGAAGGAAATCCTCCTGTTACCTGTTACAGCATTGGCCAGCATAGACGGAAGTGTAACTGTAGAGTAACAGACATCTAATATGGATAAGTAACTAAGAAAAAAGTACATTGGCGTTTGGAGATGACTGTCAATCTTTATAATGCTGAAGATAGTGAGATTCCCTACAAGAATCATCAAATAGGTGACGACTATAAGAAACGATAGAAAAACTTGTCTTCCTGAAAATCCTAATAGGGTAAAATCACTGAAACAAGTCTGATTTCTCACCACCGCCCAATTGTTAAAAATGTGCTGAAATAAAAACAATTTTAAATATTTCAGGGAATTTAAGTCCGGTTAGTAATTTTTTGCA contains these protein-coding regions:
- the LOC134965312 gene encoding olfactory receptor 5V1-like; the encoded protein is MVKLVTHDELEPKPKQRGLRTSLKFSLLACEGNEVIRHLLAKEQISSLKIGEHSGAARSRDLTMRVKWLNNHHIFNNWAVVRNQTCFSDFTLLGFSGRQVFLSFLIVVTYLMILVGNLTIFSIIKIDSHLQTPMYFFLSYLSILDVCYSTVTLPSMLANAVTGNRRISFNRCFTQLYFFVSLGGAECLLLAAMAYDRYVAICNPLHYHLVMNKMFCSYLVGGSGLCGFLNSVLHTLMTSKLTFCGARHINHFFCDVPPMLHASCTDTRTSQLLLYIVSVYLGMTPFVFVIVSYTQIISTILKIRSADGRRKAFSTCSAHLIVVTVFYVTANFNYIGPAPGDSFDFIKLSSVLYSVLTPLFNPVIYCLRNQEVQRALKKVFIGKHLKI